In Parus major isolate Abel chromosome 19, Parus_major1.1, whole genome shotgun sequence, a genomic segment contains:
- the TBX2 gene encoding T-box transcription factor TBX2, whose protein sequence is MRDPAFPGTAMAYHPFHAPRPADFPMSAFLAAAQPSFFPALALPPAALAKPMPDPGLAGAAEAGLHVSALGHHHQAAHLRSLKSLEPEEEVEDDPKVTLEAKELWDQFHKLGTEMVITKSGRRMFPPFKVRVSGLDKKAKYILLMDIVAADDCRYKFHNSRWMVAGKADPEMPKRMYIHPDSPATGEQWMAKPVAFHKLKLTNNISDKHGFTILNSMHKYQPRFHIVRANDILKLPYSTFRTYVFPETDFIAVTAYQNDKITQLKIDNNPFAKGFRDTGNGRREKRKQLSLPSLRMYEEPCKPDRDGGESDASSCEPSAVRDALHSPVGALPSPLRLKGSGREEKPGADSDAEVEKVPEERPVATASPSAEDATPRGSPRCPEERSKERHSPEKVKDGASPREGPGEGLFGTRGLEKDKVEGRRKETEPGKKDTEGGGLGKEAFAPLMVHTDSPPHLSAGHLQSLALSGLHGQQFFSPLGAGQPLFIHPGQFAMAPGAFSAMGMGHLLASVTGGGSLENGALSSAPGAAGTATPFPFHLSQHMLASQGIPMPTFGGLFPYPYTYMAAAAAAASAMPASSAAAAGPLSRNPFLGSSRPRLRFSPYQLPVTIPPSTNLLTTGLPASLNPGSEGSKAGSSREPSPLPDVALHKGGSQRPAASPKGSLKESLNELQNIQRLVSGLESQRELSPGRESPK, encoded by the exons ATGAGAGATCCAGCCTTCCCAGGGACTGCCATGGCTTACCACCCCTTCCACGCACCCCGGCCGGCTGACTTCCCCATGTCCGCTTTCCTCGCAGCCGCCCAGCCGTCCTTTTTCCCGGCTCTGGCTCTGCCTCCGGCGGCGTTAGCGAAGCCCATGCCGGACCCGGGGCTGGCCGGGGCTGCCGAGGCCGGGCTGCACGTCTCGGCCCTGGGACACCACCACCAAGCCGCCCATCTACGCTCGCTCAAAAGCCTGGAGCCCGAGGAGGAGGTCGAGGACGACCCCAAAGTAACGCTGGAAGCCAAAGAGCTTTGGGACCAGTTTCACAAGCTTGGCACCGAGATGGTGATCACCAAGTCTGGGAG GAGGATGTTCCCCCCGTTCAAGGTGCGGGTGAGCGGCCTGGACAAGAAGGCCAAGTACATTTTGCTGATGGATATAGTGGCGGCCGACGATTGCCGGTACAAATTCCACAACTCCCGCTGGATGGTGGCTGGCAAGGCCGACCCGGAGATGCCCAAGCGCATGTACATCCACCCCGACAGCCCGGCCACGGGGGAGCAGTGGATGGCCAAACCTGTTGCCTTTCACAAGCTCAAGCTCACCAACAACATCTCGGATAAGCACGGCTTC ACCATCCTGAACTCCATGCACAAGTACCAGCCCAGGTTCCACATCGTTCGGGCCAACGACATCCTCAAGCTGCCCTACAGCACCTTCCGCACCTACGTGTTCCCCGAGACCGACTTCATCGCCGTCACTGCCTACCAGAACGACAAG ATCACGCAGCTGAAGATCGATAACAACCCCTTCGCCAAGGGCTTTCGGGACACGGGCAATGGCCGGCGGGAGAAGAG gaagcagctctccctgccGTCCCTGCGGATGTACGAGGAGCCCTGCAAGCCCGACCGCGACGGTGGCGAGTCGGACGCCTCCTCCTGCGAGCCCTCGGCCGTGCGCGATGCCCTGCACTCGCCCGTGGgtgccctccccagccccctgcGCCTCAAGGGCAGCGGCAGAG AGGAGAAGCCAGGGGCCGACAGCGACGCGGAGGTGGAGAAGGTGCCTGAGGAGCGGCCGGTGGCGACAGCCAGCCCCAGCGCGGAGGACGCGACGCCCCGTGGCAGCCCCCGGTGCCCGGAGGAACGGAGCAAGGAGAGGCACAGCCCAGAGAAAGTCAAGGATGGTGCATCCCCACGGGAGGGTCCCGGCGAGGGCCTGTTCGGCACACGGGGCCTGGAGAAGGACAAggtggaagggaggaggaaagagacGGAGCCAGGCAAGAAGGACACGGAGGGCGGCGGGCTGGGCAAGGAGGCCTTTGCCCCGCTGATGGTGCACACCGACAGCCCCCCGCACCTGAGCGCCGGCCACCTGCAGAGCCTGGCGCTCTCCGGCCTCCATGGGCAGCAGTTCTTCAGCCCTCTGGGCGCTGGGCAGCCCCTCTTCATCCACCCAGGACAGTTTGCCATGGCCCCCGGAGCCTtctctgccatgggcatggGACACTTGCTGGCCTCGGTGACCGGCGGGGGCAGCCTGGAGAATGGAGCGCTCTCGTCCGCCCCGGGTGCGGCAGGGACGGCCAcccccttccctttccacctCTCCCAGCACATGTTGGCCTCTCAG GGAATCCCGATGCCCACCTTCGGCGGACTCTTCCCCTACCCCTACACCTACATGGCAGCGGCCGCAGCGGCAGCCTCGGCCATGCCTGCCAGCAGCGCTGCCGCCGCCGGGCCGCTCTCCCGCAACCccttcctgggcagcagccGGCCCCGCCTGCGCTTCAGCCCGTACCAGCTCCCGGTGACCATCCCGCCCAGCACCAACCTGCTGACCACCGGCCTGCCCGCCAGCCTCAACCCCGGCTCCGAGGGCTCCAAGGCCGGCAGCAGCCGGGAGCCCAGCCCCCTGCCCGACGTGGCCCTGCACAAGGGGGGCAGCCAGCGCCCCGCTGCCTCCCCCAAGGGCTCCCTGAAGGAGTCCCTCAATGAACTGCAGAACATCCAGAGACTGGTGAGCGGGCTGGAGAGCCAGCGGGAGCTGTCACCCGGCAGGGAGTCCCCGAAGTGA